The proteins below come from a single Equus quagga isolate Etosha38 unplaced genomic scaffold, UCLA_HA_Equagga_1.0 HiC_scaffold_162_RagTag, whole genome shotgun sequence genomic window:
- the RAG1 gene encoding V(D)J recombination-activating protein 1, giving the protein MAVSLTPTLGLNSAPDEIQHPHIKFSEWKFKLFRVRSFEKAPEEAQKEKDSSEGKPSLEQSPAVLDKAGGQKPVLTQPAVKPHPKFLKKFHDDGKAREKAIHQASLRHLCRICGNSFKTDGHNRRYPVHGPVDGKTQVLLRKKEKRATSWPDLIAKVFRIDVKADVDSIHPTEFCHNCWSIMHRKFSSAPCEVYFQKNATMEWHPHTPSCDICHTARQGLKRKSHQPNVQLSKKLKTAVDRARQARQHKRRAQARISGKGVMKKITNCSKIHLSTKLLAVDFPAHFVKSISCQICEHILADPVVTSCKHVFCRICILRCLKVMGSYCPSCRYPCFPTDLESPVKSFLSILNSLMVKCPAEECNEEVSLEKYNHHVSSHKESKETFVHINKGGRPRQHLLSLTRRAQKHRLRELKLQVKAFADKEEGGDVKSVCLTLFLLALRARNEHRQADELEAIMQGRGSGLQPAVCLAIRVNTFLSCSQYHKMYRTVKAITGRQIFQPLHALRNAEKVLLPGYHPFEWQPPLKNVSSNTDVGVIDGLSGLSSSVDDYPVDTIAKRFRYDSALVSALMDMEEDILEGMRAQELDDYLNGPFTVVVKESCDGMGDVSEKHGSGPAVPEKAVRFSFTIMKITIAHGSQNVKVFEEAKPNSELCCKPLCLMLADESDHETLTAILSPLIAEREAMKDSELMLEMGGILRTFQFIFRGTGYDEKLVREVEGLEASGSVYICTLCDATRLEASQNLVFHSITRSHAENLERYEVWRSNPYHESVEELRDRVKGVSAKPFIETVPSIDALHCDIGNAAEFYKIFQLEIGEVYKNPNASKEERKRWQATLDKHLRKKMNLKPIMRMNGNFARKLMTKETVEAVCELIPSQERHEALKELMDLYLKMKPVWRSSCPAKECPESLCQYSFNSQRFAELLSTKFKYRYEGKITNYFHKTLAHVPEIIERDGSIGAWASEGNESGNKLFRRFRKMNARQSKCYEMEDVLKHHWLYTSKYLQKFMDAHKALKNSGFCINSQGSLEDPLGSDDSLETQDSMEF; this is encoded by the coding sequence ATGGCTGTCTCTTTGACACCCACCCTGGGACTCAATTCTGCCCCAGATGAAATCCAGCATCCACATATTAAATTTTCCGAATGGAAATTTAAGCTATTCAGGGTGAGATCCTTTGAAAAGGCACCTGAAGAagctcaaaaggaaaaagattccTCTGAGGGGAAACCCTCTCTAGAGCAATCTCCAGCAGTCCTGGATAAGGCTGGTGGTCAGAAACCAGTCCTGACTCAACCAGCAGTAAAGCCTCACCCTAAGTTTTTGAAGAAATTCCATGATGAtgggaaagcaagagagaaagccaTCCACCAAGCCAGCCTTCGACATCTCTGCCGCATCTGTGGGAATTCTTTTAAAACTGATGGGCACAATAGGAGATATCCAGTCCACGGGCCTGTGGATGGCAAAACCCAAGTGCTTTTacgaaagaaggaaaagagagccaCTTCCTGGCCCGACCTCATTGCCAAGGTTTTCCGGATCGATGTGAAAGCCGATGTTGACTCCATCCACCCCACTGAGTTCTGCCATAACTGCTGGAGCATCATGCACAGGAAGTTTAGCAGTGCTCCATGTGAGGTTTACTTCCAGAAGAACGCAACCATGGAGTGGCACCCCCACACCCCGTCCTGTGACATCTGCCACACTGCCCGTCAGGGACTCAAGAGGAAGAGTCATCAGCCAAATGTGCAGCTCAGCAAAAAACTCAAAACTGCGGTTGACCGAGCGAGGCAGGCCCGTCAGCACAAGAGGAGAGCTCAGGCAAGGATCAGCGGCAAGGGAGTGATGAAGAAGATCACCAACTGCAGTAAGATCCATCTTAGCACCAAGCTCCTTGCAGTGGACTTCCCGGCGCACTTTGTGAAATCTATCTCCTGCCAGATTTGTGAACACATCCTGGCTGACCCTGTGGTCACCAGCTGTAAGCATGTATTTTGCAGGATCTGCATTCTCAGATGCCTCAAAGTCATGGGCAGCTATTGTCCCTCTTGCCGATATCCCTGCTTCCCCACTGACCTGGAGAGTCCCGTGAAGTCCTTTCTGAGCATCCTGAATTCCCTGATGGTGAAATGTCCAGCAGAAGAGTGCAATGAGGAGGTCAGCTTGGAAAAATATAATCACCATGTCTCAAGCCACAAGGAATCGAAAGAGACTTTTGTGCATATTAataaagggggccggccccgccaGCATCTCCTGTCACTGACTCGGAGGGCTCAGAAGCACCGTCTGAGGGAGCTCAAGCTGCAAGTCAAGGCTTTTGCCgacaaagaagaaggaggagatgtGAAGTCTGTGTGCCTGACCTTGTTCCTGCTGGCGCTGCGGGCGAGGAATGAGCACAGACAAGCCGACGAGCTGGAGGCCATCATGCAGGGGCGGGGCTCCGGCCTGCAGCCAGCGGTTTGCTTGGCCATCCGAGTCAACACCTTCCTCAGCTGCAGTCAGTACCACAAAATGTACAGGACTGTCAAAGCCATCACGGGGAGGCAGATTTTTCAGCCTTTGCATGCCCTCCGGAACGCTGAAAAGGTCCTTCTGCCGGGCTACCACCCCTTTGAGTGGCAGCCCCCTCTGAAGAACGTGTCCTCCAACACTGACGTTGGCGTTATTGACGGATTGTCTGGACTGTCCTCGTCTGTGGACGATTACCCGGTGGACACCATTGCGAAGCGGTTCCGCTATGATTCGGCTTTGGTGTCTGCTCTGATGGACATGGAAGAAGACATCCTGGAAGGCATGAGAGCCCAAGAGCTTGACGATTACCTGAACGGCCCCTTCACTGTGGTGGTGAAGGAGTCCTGTGACGGGATGGGAGACGTGAGTGAGAAGCACGGCAGTGGGCCAGCCGTTCCGGAAAAGGCAGTTCGGTTTTCATTCACAATCATGAAAATTACTATAGCACACGGCTCACAGAATGTGAAGGTGTTTGAGGAAGCCAAACCTAACTCTGAGCTGTGTTGCAAGCCCTTGTGCCTTATGCTGGCAGATGAATCTGACCACGAGACTCTGACGGCCATCCTGAGCCCTCTCATTGCTGAGCGGGAGGCCATGAAGGACAGCGAATTAATGCTTGAGATGGGAGGCATCCTCCGCACTTTCCAGTTCATCTTTAGGGGCACGGGCTACGATGAGAAACTTGTCCGGGAAGTGGAAGGCCTCGAGGCTTCCGGCTCGGTCTACATCTGTACCCTTTGTGATGCCACCCGCCTGGAAGCCTCTCAAAATCTTGTCTTCCACTCCATAACCAGAAGCCACGCTGAGAACCTGGAGCGCTATGAGGTCTGGCGTTCCAACCCATACCATGAGTCTGTGGAAGAACTGCGGGATCGGGTGAAAGGGGTCTCCGCCAAGCCCTTCATCGAGACAGTCCCTTCCATAGATGCGCTCCACTGCGACATTGGCAATGCAGCTGAGTTCTACAAGATCTTCCAGCTAGAGATTGGGGAGGTGTATAAGAACCCCAATGCCtccaaagaggaaaggaaaagatggcAGGCTACGCTGGACAAACATCTCCGGAAGAAGATGAACCTGAAACCAATCATGAGGATGAATGGCAACTTTGCCAGGAAGCTCATGACCAAAGAGACTGTTGAAGCAGTTTGTGAATTAATTCCTTCCCAGGAGAGGCACGAAGCTCTGAAGGAGCTAATGGACCTTTACCTGAAGATGAAGCCCGTCTGGCGCTCATCATGCCCGGCTAAGGAGTGCCCAGAATCCCTCTGCCAGTATAGTTTCAATTCACAGCGTTTTGCTGAGCTCCTCTCTACCAAGTTCAAGTATCGGTATGAGGGCAAAATCAccaattattttcacaaaacccTGGCACATGTCCCTGAAATTATTGAGAGGGATGGCTCCATAGGGGCATGGGCAAGCGAGGGAAACGAGTCTGGCAACAAACTGTTCCGGCGCTTCCGGAAAATGAATGCCAGGCAGTCCAAGTGTTATGAAATGGAAGATGTCCTGAAACATCACTGGTTGTATACCTCCAAGTATCTGCAGAAGTTTATGGATGCTCATAAAGCACTGAAAAATTCTGGGTTTTGCATAAACTCGCAAGGAAGCTTAGAGGACCCGTTAGGCTCAGATGACTCTCTGGAAACTCAAGATTCAATGGAATTTTAA